GTTTCCCCTCTCGTAATGTCCTTTTTCAAGAGTAACATGCGCTAAAAAAAGGTTCTTCCCCCGAACCCCCTTTTCAAAGACTGTTTATGGTGATTCCAGGCTGCTCCCAATTTCGCAAGACCACGTCCGGCTTTTCCCTGCTGGAAGTGCTGGTGGCCCTGGTGGTGGGGGCGATTCTGACCGTCTCCCTGCTGGGGGTGATTCAGCAGAACGTGACCATGGCCGGCGAAGTCTGGGAGATGCAGGCGCATCTGGACATGGCCCAGGAGCTCCTGCTGCTGCGGTCCCCGTATGCCCGGCAGCTGGCGCCCAGCTCCTGGGCTGGCTGGACCAGCAAGACCCCCGGCGCGGCCAAAGACAGGCAGGATTGGCAGGACGCCCGCTGGCGGCTGACCCGCGAACGCCGCAAGGAAACGGGCTTCCGGCACGGGTTCGAGGACGGTCCCCGCAACGCCACTCCCTTCACGCCCACGCAGTTGCAGTTGTTCACCAGCATTCGCACGCGGCAAATGCGCTGGACCTGGCTGGAACCCCCGGCCGAAACCGACACCGTGCGGGCCGCCGGCAAGGACACCACCCCGGAGATCCCCATGGACGACATCCCCATGGACGACACGCCATGAGCGCATGGTGTTTTTGAAAAAAAAGTCTGTGCAAGAGGGGAAACCGTTTGCAAAAGGTTCTCCCCTCTCGCGCCCTCCCCTTCCAAAACTTTACCAGTAGTTTGGCATTACAATAAGAAGTCTTTGGAAAGGTGTTTCCACCGATGAGTCTTTTCAAAACTACAGTGCCCGCAACAGGCTTCACCCTACTGGAAATGCTGGTGGCCCTGACCATCGGCGCGGTACTGGCGTTTCTGCTGGCCAGGACCCTGGATTCCGCCATCGTGAGCAGCGAACGGATCGACCAATCCCGCATCGAGGCCCGACAGCTCCAGGTGCTGCGCCAGCTGCTGCATCAGGATCTGCAGGGCATCGACTGGAACAAGCCCGTGGTCTGCACCCGCAACACCATCACCTTTGTCACCGCCCACAACCATCTCATTGACGCGCCCCTGGCCGCGGCTGTGGAATGGACCGCCCGCAACGGCACCCTGTGGCGGCAGGAATCCATCCCGAACATGGAATACCAGCGCGACATGCTGCTGTGGCCAGAGGCCACGGTGTCCATGAGGCTGGACGTGTTCGACCAGTCCCGCAACGGCTGGGTGGCCGCGGAAGCCCTGCTGCCCGTCCGGCACGAGGAAGATCCGCTGGTCTTCATCCCGGAGGCCTTCCGCATCACCCTGTCTCCCCAGGGAGCCTTCCGCACTGCGCCGGGCCGGCTTTCCCGGGAGCTGACCTTCATCGAGCGAATCCCCCATGCCATGCGCCCGCCCCTGGACAAGTCCTGAATCCGCCGCCTCCCAGGCCTTCCAGACCGGCCAGGCCGGGGCGGTGCTCGTCGTGCTGCTGGTCATCCTGGCGGCCGTGGCCGGCATCGCCCTGCAGGACGCCGCCACCACCTGGGAGGACGCCCAGGAAGCCCGCATGCTGGCGGAGCAGTACCAGGCCGATCTGCTGGCTGAATCCTGCCTGCAACATGCCCTGGCGCGACTGGCCGAGGACGACAGCCCCGAGTGGGACACCCTGGCCGATGTGTGGGCAACCCCCCTCACCGGCGACGACTTCCGGGTGCTCATCCTGCCGGCAAATGCATTGCTGAATCCGAATCTGCTGCCCATGGACAAACAGATGCAGGACTGTCTCAAGCGTCTGGTCCCGTCCCTGTTGCATCCGGAAACAGCGTTCCGTTGCCTGCACGACTGGGTGGATTCGGACGCGGATGAACTCGC
The sequence above is a segment of the Megalodesulfovibrio gigas DSM 1382 = ATCC 19364 genome. Coding sequences within it:
- a CDS encoding PulJ/GspJ family protein, encoding MSLFKTTVPATGFTLLEMLVALTIGAVLAFLLARTLDSAIVSSERIDQSRIEARQLQVLRQLLHQDLQGIDWNKPVVCTRNTITFVTAHNHLIDAPLAAAVEWTARNGTLWRQESIPNMEYQRDMLLWPEATVSMRLDVFDQSRNGWVAAEALLPVRHEEDPLVFIPEAFRITLSPQGAFRTAPGRLSRELTFIERIPHAMRPPLDKS
- a CDS encoding prepilin-type N-terminal cleavage/methylation domain-containing protein → MVIPGCSQFRKTTSGFSLLEVLVALVVGAILTVSLLGVIQQNVTMAGEVWEMQAHLDMAQELLLLRSPYARQLAPSSWAGWTSKTPGAAKDRQDWQDARWRLTRERRKETGFRHGFEDGPRNATPFTPTQLQLFTSIRTRQMRWTWLEPPAETDTVRAAGKDTTPEIPMDDIPMDDTP